A region of Necator americanus strain Aroian chromosome I, whole genome shotgun sequence DNA encodes the following proteins:
- a CDS encoding hypothetical protein (NECATOR_CHRI.G3728.T2) yields MSDRRRNRRSRRRQPSDSDDSAEGKQSDEDRPPTIYVCEPTKWTIADSEITDPIYVRDSDVSQFVPLPQAESDYRPSTDPRIEEHFIGVRSSEEAGSIVKPDDFVLYYKKDADDDLDVSIPLYLAHRNTRNKLFHFPVVRYTEDNGSKWWHVQIGNNKTQSFRQLSDLVRCYHLYRFTDARTGRMEVFPLWKGGILDDYQ; encoded by the exons ATGAGTGATCG TCGAAGAAATCGTAGAAGTAGAAGACGTCAACCGAGCGATTCAGATGACAGTGCTGAG GGAAAACAGTCCGATGAGGACCGCCCACCGACTATTTATGTTTGTGAACCAACAAAATGGACGATTGCG GATTCGGAGATAACTGATCCAATCTACGTTCGAGATAGTGATGTGTCGCAATTCGTGCCGCTACCTCAAGCAGAGTCAGAT TACCGTCCTTCAACCGATCCTCGCATAGAGGAACACTTTATAGGTGTACGTTCCAGTGAAGAG gCCGGATCGATAGTTAAACCAGACGATTTTGTGTTGTACTATAAAAAAGACGCCGACGACGACCTCGACGTCTCAATTCCCTTATATTTAGCACATAGAAACACAAGAAACAAG CTTTTTCATTTCCCTGTGGTACGATATACGGAAGATAACGGATCAAAATGGTGGCATGTTCAAATCGGTAATAATAAGACGCAGTCG tttcgGCAATTATCGGATCTTGTTCGTTGTTATCATCTTTATCGCTTTACGGACGCTCGTACTGGAAGAATGGAAGTGTTCCCATTATGGAAAGGCGGCATTCTTGATGACTATCAATAA
- a CDS encoding hypothetical protein (NECATOR_CHRI.G3728.T1) encodes MRSSSKSYQEISMSDRRRNRRSRRRQPSDSDDSAEGKQSDEDRPPTIYVCEPTKWTIADSEITDPIYVRDSDVSQFVPLPQAESDYRPSTDPRIEEHFIGVRSSEEAGSIVKPDDFVLYYKKDADDDLDVSIPLYLAHRNTRNKLFHFPVVRYTEDNGSKWWHVQIGNNKTQSFRQLSDLVRCYHLYRFTDARTGRMEVFPLWKGGILDDYQ; translated from the exons ATGAGGTCGAGTTCAAAAAGCTATCAAGAGATTAGTATGAGTGATCG TCGAAGAAATCGTAGAAGTAGAAGACGTCAACCGAGCGATTCAGATGACAGTGCTGAG GGAAAACAGTCCGATGAGGACCGCCCACCGACTATTTATGTTTGTGAACCAACAAAATGGACGATTGCG GATTCGGAGATAACTGATCCAATCTACGTTCGAGATAGTGATGTGTCGCAATTCGTGCCGCTACCTCAAGCAGAGTCAGAT TACCGTCCTTCAACCGATCCTCGCATAGAGGAACACTTTATAGGTGTACGTTCCAGTGAAGAG gCCGGATCGATAGTTAAACCAGACGATTTTGTGTTGTACTATAAAAAAGACGCCGACGACGACCTCGACGTCTCAATTCCCTTATATTTAGCACATAGAAACACAAGAAACAAG CTTTTTCATTTCCCTGTGGTACGATATACGGAAGATAACGGATCAAAATGGTGGCATGTTCAAATCGGTAATAATAAGACGCAGTCG tttcgGCAATTATCGGATCTTGTTCGTTGTTATCATCTTTATCGCTTTACGGACGCTCGTACTGGAAGAATGGAAGTGTTCCCATTATGGAAAGGCGGCATTCTTGATGACTATCAATAA
- a CDS encoding hypothetical protein (NECATOR_CHRI.G3729.T1): MEFSSRSIKEEHPWDPFTVFLEFRDTHRRKNRKKKKERKVRRKGTAGFATVKIAIFQHATHAISLGD, translated from the exons ATGGAATTCTCAAGCCGAAGCATTAAGGAGGAACATCCGTGGGACCcgttcactgtttttttggaatttcgtgacacacac aggagaaaaaataggaagaagaagaaagaaagaaaagtcagAAGGAAAGGAACAGCAGGGTTTGCGACGGTGAAAATCGCTATTTTTCAGCATGCGACCCACGCCATATCTCTTGGCGACTAA
- a CDS encoding hypothetical protein (NECATOR_CHRI.G3727.T1), whose protein sequence is MRPPPTGHMVINMKTTITTHGAHNGVIVHAGVQSGSGGNSQGQGPQWYVPSQFPQIETPSGSRMHTMGPGTSQENITTSWPALHISTATSPQPQPDTQQQQQQQQRQSRQDRSPQAPPPPPPRRSPSQSPVYTFNGRDSPPDEFIQPTKVTLNIFNSERSDPIPIETSLRRSNTTENADALINDTVTTTTTVEVFRTPLDPAHPERVVALPPPPVPSIDDRPQLLRVNGPGYEKWVSQRTETLINDRPLQTPAQHAKAVQWKEKLVDGGPSGGKKVTLFDPYSGPRSPFANATTVPHPPSSHQYQLPVVNSFDERILPRTTPSKPPYTVQSPTEFSQVSHPVITSSQEDLTRPPFPKSPIPPAPTSGYPGLVSHPAIPDPTLDYPRSPIETPILQPSVSNGYEQVRRTVPLPHPPKQNYSDFSLRKSQTSPLYVEPNRVRTVKSTEPSPSDQYRSIEPPERYRSTRRSQSSHRRRRDHHRDDLDRQRHRSESPAYRQRYISTGYTKTTTVSPADYGEHPDPNRLPGEGPTRANSREIFRLYQTRDVMQNVVAQFDALGYGFGDSLVLSPLAESEDSVISELSSRADRTRSDILETKNPQETEEAKLRPLHRTTRATSSDDLYEELDHIYEELDNYRSKSIVTPEISDSSSTLKEEDSSESEECSGYAPVADIIEELKTPEVERVQTQQHLEQQEMTLSEYRPICRVRKAHPDGLMFPRITATVPTLPELPEEHEISTLPAEGDHSGAEAASVIPYVDESPRFSAQLIMPSDLTSTEEQSKRAVLRSQAQVVADQHKLVIRGWESLFSDSEESC, encoded by the exons ATGCGGCCACCGCCAACTGGCCATATGGTCATCAACATGAAGACAACGATCACCACACATGGAGCGCATAATGGTGTAATTGTTCATGCTGGTGTTCAGTCAGGATCAGGAGGGAACTCTCAAGGCCAAG gtCCACAATGGTATGTACCATCACAATTCCCACAAATAGAAACACCAAGTGGTTCGAGAATGCATACAATGGGACCGGGAACAAGTCAAGAGAATATAACAACAA GTTGGCCAGCACTTCACATCAGCACCGCCACCTCACCCCAACCACAACCCGacacacaacaacaacaacaacaacaacaacggcaATCGCGTCAGGATCGCTCACCTCAggctcctcctcctcctcctcctagGCGTTCCCCATCGCAATCACCCGTCTACACTTTCAACGGACGAGATTCGCCACCGGATGAGTTCATTCAACCGACGAAAGTCACTTTAAATATATTTAATTCG GAAAGATCGGACCCAATACCGATTGAGACAAGCCTCCGCAGATCGAATACTACTGAGAACGCTGATGCGCTTATCAATGATACCGTAACCACAACAACCACTGTGGAAGTGTTTCGAACTCCG ttgGATCCAGCTCATCCGGAAAGAGTTGTGGCTTTGCCACCGCCTCCAGTTCCCAGCATAGACGATCGGCCGCAGTTGCTTAGGGTGAATGGGCCAGGTTACGAGAAATGGGTCAGCCAAAG GACTGAAACGTTGATCAATGACCGGCCACTGCAAACACCTGCACAGCATGCTAAAGCGGTTCAGTGGAAGGAGAAGTTAGTCGATGGCGGTCCTAGTGGCGGAAAGAAAGTCACTTT GTTTGATCCATACTCGGGTCCGCGATCTCCGTTCGCAAATGCTACTACGGTACCGCATCCGCCGTCCTCACATCAGTACCAGCTTCCTGTTGTGAATTCGTTCGACGAGAG AATATTACCACGTACCACGCCGAGTAAACCTCCATATACTGTACAGTCACCAACCGAATTTTCACAGGTCTCACATCCGGTTATCACGAGTTCGCAAGAGGACCTCACTAG GCCACCATTCCCGAAAAGTCCTATTCCACCAGCACCAACAAGCGGTTATCCAGGACTCGTCTCACATCCAGCGATTCCGGACCCAACGTTGGACTACCCAAGATCACCCATCGAAACACCCATTCTACAACCATCGGTTTCTAACGGTTATGAACAAGTCCGACGGACAGTCCCACTTCCTCATCCACCAAAACAGAACTATTCGGACTTTTCCCTAAGAAAAAGTCAGACCAGTCCACTGTATGTTGAACCAAATCGTGTCAGGACCGTGAAATCAACCGAGCCATCGCCAAGCGATCAATATCGGTCCATTGAACCACCTGAGAGGTATCGTTCCACCCGACGTTCACAAAGTTCGCATCGGCGACGACGCGATCATCATCGCGACGATCTGGATCGACAACGACATCGCAGCGAATCACCTGCATATCGACAGCGTTATATATCTACTGGATACACTAAAACTACTACGGTATCACCTGCCGATTACGGTGAACATCCGGATCCGAATCGTCTACCCGGTGAAGGACCAACTCGAGCGAATTCGCGCGAGATTTTCCGCCTCTATCAAACCCGTGACGTCATGCAGAATGTGGTGGCGCAATT TGACGCGCTTGGCTACGGATTTGGAGATAGTTTGGTCTTGTCGCCATTAGCAGAATCTGAGGACTCAGTGATCTCTGAACTGTCGTCTCGAGCTGATCGCACCCGTTCGGATATACTGGAAACCAAGAATCCACAAGAAACAGAGGAA gcTAAACTTCGCCCACTACACAGAACCACTAGGGCAACTTCATCCGATGATCTTTACGAGGAGTTGGACCACATTTACGAGGAACTCGACAATTATCGATCGAAATCGATAGTTACTCCGGAAATAAGTGATAGTTCAAGTACGTTGAAGGAAGAAGACTCTAGTGAATCAGAAGAATGTTCTGGATACGCTCCTGTCGCGGACATTATCGAAGAACTGAAAACACCGGAAGTTGAACGGGTTCAAACCCAGCAGCACCTGGAACAACAAGAAATGACGTTATCGGAGTATCGACCGATCTGTCGCGTTCGCAAAGCACATCCGGATGGTCTCATGTTTCCTCGAATAACTGCCACCGTTCCCACATTACCTGAGCTCCCAGAAGAGCACGAGATATCGACGCTACCTGCCGAAGGTGATCACAGCGGTGCTGAAGCGGCATCCGTGATACCGTACGTGGACGAGTCGCCGCGGTTCTCCGCGCAGCTGATCATGCCATCGGATTTGACGTCAACCGAGGAACAGTCGAAAAGAGCGGTGCTCAGATCACAAGCACAAGTTGTGGCTGATCAACATAAATTGGTCATACGTGGATGGGAGTCATTATTTTCTGACTCGGAGGAAAGTTGCTAG